The Pyrus communis chromosome 8, drPyrComm1.1, whole genome shotgun sequence region CAacaaaattggttaaaaatcttatcgaaatatattcaaaaattgtactttcggATAATGATACATGGACGTGACGAGATCAGTTATccgaattaaaaaataaaattttttttagaacataaaaaatattaatattttattgtctattgccaTGGTTATTCAGTTTAAGGGTAgagatgcaaaagacaattactattcattaaaggCAGTTACTATTCACTGGAGGGGATTGAATTACCTATTGCCAATGGGTGCCTTTGCACACTAGAAGTGCTCTAACAGAGCATGCATTCGCATTTGTTTGTTGTCAAACTCATGTCGTTTAGATGACATATAGAAGCAAGACAAATACACAATTTACCTACCCATAAGCAAGATAAATTACTACGTAATATAGGAAAACATATAGAAGCAACCTATGATAGAGATAGATAATAAACAGAAAAATATAATCTACCTATAATAGAGGTAGGTTATATAACAAAATCTTGTGATATAGGTAGATTAATATCGGCCAtgaaatcaattaatttgaGTAAAAATACAACTCAAATGAAGATCCAATTTTGACCATGAAATTAACTAATTTAACACAACAAGCAATTTGATGAAAGAAGCCAACCGACCTCCATTCTTTGATCAAACAGAATCAAATTTCATATATAGTGGAAGCCTgagaagagaagaggaaaacTGAACAATGATTAAGAAGGAGAAGATTTGCAAGGCAAATGATAAATCCTAACTAAGAAAAAGGTTTTAgataacaaactaaaaagaaataatagataaatgaagaagaaatgaagagGCGTATCCTCACTTGGAGATATATAGGAAGTAATTTTATTCCAACAATTATCCTGTCATTAAGGGAATTTTATTCTTTAAACCTCAAATAGGTAAAACTTATCACAAATACTAATCCTAAAATCAAGGGATAATGTTgattacttataagtaattttAGGAGTAAATTcgtatgaaaatgaaaaaaaaaactgtcatGGAATAGAATTGGACTTATCTCAAAAATGACTCACAAAATTAGATTCATATCAAGTATCccctttcttttattatttgggtgttttatatttttgcatattAAGTCTTATAGGGCCACTTATTATAAACACAACTTGtaactcaatatatatatacgagAACTGAGTCAACGAAGATGCTTTCCTTAGTATGTCGTCCTCTCAACAATCTCTTTTTCTTCTGCTAAATTTGGGTTGATTAAACAATACCCTTAGTTTCATACTCTGTTATGCCACTGCGATTCGCAACTTACATGCTACCAGCACCATAATCAGAAATAGTCTATATATAGCATAGCCCCGCCAAAAATAAGAAGAGGAACGTATGTGAAACAGAGGCCCCAATGCGACTGCCGTTTTCTAAACCCAGCAGGCCGTCATGCGTTGTAACTTTTATACATGCAATTGCATGATTGCTTTGAGACACCTCCCCGTTTCTATGCAAATCCTTCTCCTAAATAAGCTTTACGaataaaatagtaaaacaaTTAAGAGAAGTTCATTCCAATTACAACACACAACTTGCAcgttaaatatataaaaacatacACAGATCTAAGCTTAGaacactagaagaaaaaaactcaTCTACCACGGTCGATGAACATGATAAATTACAATCAATCACGGGCATTATGTCCGTTAATAATCTGAACATGATAAAAAGTCTCAAATTCTATTACGGGCTATGTCCGTTATCAAATGTAAGGTAACCACGAATTGTGCCCGTTGACGGAATGAAGCAATCAATTGAactagaaaaataatttaatattcagCCTGcagtttaaaatttgtaaaaccttATCGGTAATTCAATTCTAAAACTTCTAGACTGAACCTGAATAGGTAAAACTATTAATTAGTTATTCGAAGGTGATTTGATTAAAGAAAGCATTCATGTGCTTACATATAGTTCATTGCGAGTTGGATAACCGGGTGTTGATTGGTGTTAACAGATTGTATAAAACATTTCGCAAGAAGAATCAATGGCCACGTTCCAAAAATATTGTTGAAGGGTTTCATcaatataaattcattgaaataCTTTTAACTTTTCTAGTCTATTCcatggaaaaaaatttcattgtgacTGGCACACGGatagtacaccacgtgtttttatataagtagtgagaaattttattttttgagttattaaatttttaacatacatatcctaccatttgtataatgacacatgatgtaTCATTCCGTATTcggatcacattgaaaaatctccccATTCCATGCATGCACGTACCGCCACTGCTTGCTAGTGGAGTACGGTCCCAACTCGGTTAAAAGTCTAAAGATGAAAATgtatcacatatatatatatatatatatatatatatatatatctgtgtgtgtgcgtgtgtatttttgtttttcgtataaatatgtattatcccaacagtattcatatttaattattattgtgaCAAAAGCATATTTTGCTTTGGACTTTTAAGTGGTCTTCACTTTTTTAAAGCCTGCCCGTGTTTATCgagtttttgttcaaaaaaaataaaataaattatcaacAGAAAAACTCCCCATCGTTGTTTCCCTCGAATTTCCTCAGTTCACCATTGcagttcttaatttttaatttttcacacCGAGTGAAAGAACCAGATTTTATTTTAACCCCTTCCCATCTTCCCCAACCCCAACCAACCGAaattatagaaataaattattttcgtaCTGACCAAGAAGATTTTGGATGGAGGGTTTTGtatcaataaataatttttttcttaataaattgTCAAGACTCAAAACTTCAATCCTATTTCCCTTGTTCAAAGACAATAATCTTATTATTGGAAAGTACGAGTAAAGCATTTCAGGCCACTTTACATATGCAACGGCGATCCGAGAATAAATTAATAGCCTTCCAATAGCTACCAATTAACAAACCCAAGTTTACGAGGGATAATGATATCCTTAGGAATTTAAAAGCAAGGGAGGAGAGTTTTGCTGGGGTTTTCTTTATTCTGGTGGCTTGTGGAAGATGAAGTCAGAAGAGTttcaaaaaaggaaagagaaactatgtatttttcttttttaaagttAAAGTTAGTTCTACTCTGCCACatagtactacgatctaataCTATTCATCTTTACCAGTAAGTGAGAGGTCCTTGGTTCGATTGTCGCCAAAAACGAagttgaactacattattatggcaagctcattgtaaggcttaaCTCATTCTCTCACCCCTTAGTGTGAGTactatcgtatattgtgcggtcagttttcttAAGGTACTGtttctgtttaattttaaataaaaatatttaaaatgatttatgactgTACAATATATAATGAACGGACACCATTTAAGAATTtccggaatcctcacaaagaggatccggagagtaTCCTCAATCCATATCTTTAATCATGTTGAGTAAACTACATTTCCACACCTCATATATGGGCTGATTTTTCAAAATAGATCAAGAAATTTCAATTCTCACATACACCACGTTGAAATATTGAAATTGTATTAATTTATGTATTGGTCAAATAAATTGTatgataatttattaaatttgagcattttcaaaggagatgtcTATGCTAAGGAGAATGTTATGTAAGAAAATTTGAAAGCAGATGTAAGTTTTAATCGATTTGTCAATTCTACATGATTTAGCATATAGATTGTGTGCTGTCAATTttgacatataaaaaaaaatataatctcttttacataaaagaaaatataatctCTTTTATTTTCATAAAGAAGATCCGGCGAGGTCGGATTCTAACTTTTCTGGTCCATTCCATGCATGTGCGTACCGCCACTGCTTGCTAGTGAGGTCCCAACTGGATAAAAAGTCGAAGGATGAAAAAATGTCATATCCTACAGTATCTTGAACTGCGTTTCtccacttttcaatttttaatttttttttttaaatatttctcTTTACCTAATTCCATTCCTTGATATATTTCCCATAACCAATCCACCAAAGTTTTACGTTATATACATGCTTGAGAAATTGtttacttacaaaaaaaaatataatattgcaaacgtattcatatttaattattattgttacAAAAGTATATTTAGTTTTTTGTATAAATATGTATTATCCCAACcgtattcatatttaattattattgttacAAAAGTATATTTTGCTTTGCACTTTTCAGTGGTCTTCACTTTTTTAAAGCCTGCACGTGTTTATCAAATTTTAGTAAATAAATGCTTATCAATTATTCTCACGTCTAGACGTGGTACGTAGCCCTCTATATAAACCCCATGCAATATGCAGGGAAGAACCAACCTAGCTATCTCGATCACCAAAACCCCTCCAGTTAACTATGGCAATGCATGAGTTAGGCTCTTTGCTCTTGTGTGTCTTGCTACTCAATGGCTTTGCATTGACAAACACCAAAGCTGCTAAGCCAGATAAACCCATTGTCTGTAACTCACTTGACAGGACCAAGTTTGATGCTCTAAAACCAGGGTTCGTCTTTGGTGGATCTACAGCAGCTTACCAGGCCAGTCCCTGCTAGGGCTTAGCTATTTAAttaccctttaattaatttgagttTCATATAATCACATAGGTctaatttgatttcaatgtcAGAAAAAActatagcatatatatatatgcacatgcACATTTCAGTTTGATTCCAAGCATGAATattgacatcttcagtttaaaTGCGCATATGCATATTTCAGGTAGAAGGTGCATGGAACGTTGATGGTAGAGGACCAAGCATATGGGACACCTTCACCCACGACCATCCAGGTTATAGTCTTCTACATATTATCAGCAAATACCCTTGGGCATGCAGTATATGCTGTATATTTTCGATGCATATGGACTATACATGCACTACATGGACATATATAATAGTTCGCATTCTATGAGTCCTACCATCTTTATGCTCCAAATAATAAAATCTTCTACGGTTAATGACAGAAAAAATCGATGATCACAGCAATGGAGATGTCGCCATTGATCAATACCACCTCTATAAGGTtgtcaatcaaggaataatattattctccaaaccctaaattcccaCTATGAAGTTGAAGAGCACATTGAACATGAGAtccataattaatttttagctTCTTTCTTATAATTATGTATGCCTTTCTTGTCATTACAGAAAGATGTAGCAATTATGAAGGATATGAAGTTGGATGCTTATAGGTTCTCTATCTCATGGTCCAGATTGTTGCCAAGTAATGTTGACATCCGCCTCCATATCCTTGATTTGGGACCAATTACTTCATCGATTAACCTGTTTTACTTAATTCGATTTCGATATATAGATAGGTATATTAACTCACTTGACTATTTTGTTCTAATTATTAGATGGCACGCTAAGTGGGGGTGTCAACAGGAAAGGAATTGAATACTACGACAATCTCATCAATGAACTCCTTCGCAATGGTGATAAAGCTACTTAATCTCACATATCATCCATCCCATCTAATCTCATATATCATCCCGtccattaatatataattttaataccGTGCACTCATAAAACAATATTGaatcaaagtattgaatttttttttttcattctgaTAATGTTATATATAGGCATACAGCCATTTGTGACAATCTTTCATTGGGATGTTCCCCAAGCGTTAGAAGATGCTTATGGTGGTTTCTTAAGCCCTCGTATTGTGTAAGTAAACGAATTTTATCTTAAGTGTAATATTGGTCATTTGCTTAATTAAATAAAACGTACCACATCTaacaaaaatgttttgaaatttgGACACGCAGCGATGACTTTAAAGACTTCgcagaactttgtttttcactttttggTGATCGGGTGAAGCACTGGATCACGTTGAATGAGCCATACACCTTCAGTAACCATGCATATACAATCGGGATGTACGCACCGGGACGATGCTCTGCTTGGCAAGACCCAACCTGCCTTGGTGGAGATTCGGCTACTGAACCCTATTTGGTAACACACTACCAACTCCTTGCTCATGCAGCTACTGTAAAAGTGTACAAAGATAAATTTCAGGTATAATGAATTAACTAGttagttcccttttttttttttggtctgaaATCTCCACGAGTGACTAGTATTAGGTTCCACCACAAGAGGAAACCTTTTGTATAGCGAGGTAAACAGTTTGGAGTTTGTATGGCACTACATCAAATCATTTTCTGAATTTTCTTTGTAGGCATATCAAAATGGGGTGATAGGAATAACACTACTGTCACATTGGTTTGAGCCTGCTTCAGATGCAAAGGAAGATATAGATGCTGCAAATCGAGCTATGGATTTTATGTTTGGATGGCAAgtgtattattaatttataaatcaaGTGGGTTATGTTTCTTTTTTATGACTTATAAAGTTGATTATTggaattttcacatctttgtaGGTTTATGGATCCAATTACAAGAGGTGACTACCCGTACACCATGCAATACCTTGTTAGAGAACGATTGCCAAAATTCACGGAAGAAGAATCCAAGATGTTAACTGGGtcctttgattttgttggattgaaCTATTATACTGCTCTATATGCAACTGATGTACCTAAGAATTATTCTAAACCTGCAAGTTACTTATACGATCCACATGTTATCACAATGAGTGAGTACAAATGAAAACCTTTTATCGACTAATTATTTAATATCTTAGAATTATTACATTCTAATATTGATCGCATTCATTTATGTTATGGCAGCTGAACGTGATGGCATTCCTATTGGTCCTCAGGTACACATCAAATTTCAGGTTAAGTTATTTGTATTTGGAGGATTAATTTTATACAATTCCTAACCATCTCAAATATCTTCAAATGGTATTACAGGCTGCTTCAGACTGGTTATATGTTTATCCAAAAGGAATTCACGATTTTGTACTCTACACGAAGAATAAGTATGGTGATCCAATCATTTACATTACTGAGAATGGTAATTGACGCTTTTAAGCCTCACTTAAtttcactttttaatttttgacatatatatgtatatattgatgTAAAATACAGATGAGTAATTCCAAATCTAAATTTAAAACCAACTACATCTCTCTTTTTGAGAGAAAGTACTAAATACATATGTAATGAATTATATTGCAGGCGTTGATGAGTTCAATGATTCCACCTTATCACTAGAGGAAGCCCTCCATGATCCCAATAGGACTGACTACTACAATCGCCACCTCTGTTACCTTCAAGCAGCAATCAAGTAAGTGCTTGTTGAaatactaattaggactataTTGCATTTTTACAGTGATATCaagtcattatttatttattttgtggtGCAGGAAGGGTAGTAATGTGAAAGGATACTTTGCATGGGCAATTTTAGACAACTTTCAATGGAGTGAAGGCTACACAGTTCGATTTGGTATTAACTATGTGGATTTTGACGGGCTCCAAAGGTACCCAAAACTTTCGACCCATTGGTTCAAAAATTTCCTCAAGAAGCGCAAAGGAAGTTCAAATATTTTGGCCAATAATGTTGGAGACACTGATTTTCTTTATCAAGTGTAACTTCAAATGATGAATGTTGTGGGGCTTGCTTTTAGTTTTTTCAGCTTCACTCCTTCTGATTTGGAATAAGTTGCAACAACTCGTTATGAGTTTGTTGTATATGTTATTAGTGTGTGTCTCTCTATATTTGTGTTGCCATTATGGCTAGTGCCTCTTCCGCAGTTGAATTCCATATGAATGTAAtgtactatttatgaaaataaatgtttttgaaTGTTGAGTGTTCAATTAAACTGTACACTTACCCTTAGTGGGCTTTGACCAAAAAGTTGGCATAGATAATCAATGGCCTTAGGCCACATTATACTAGCTAGTGATTccttaaccaaaatatactaagggTTCATTTTGAACTGTTTAAAATGGCTGAAAGCGTTTCtagtggaatttttttttgaatcaattttttgtaaaaatgcaagtgagtcatcgaaaaacatttgaaatgtgGGGGACCATAATTTTCTGAAACCGTGACACATGGCACCTGGGTagcaaaaatgatcaaaatgctCATAGCCCATGAAGCATAGTCCTACATTCTTAGTCCGACATACTAGGCTTAAGCCCACTGAAGATATTACTTGCCAACCAAGTTTGATAACCCTAATTcaagtcaaattaggatatATTAGGAAATAGGCAATGTCATCCTAGGAAGATTGGATATCTTATAGTAGATTTCCTCATAGATAGTCTCCCAATTTAATTATGATTACTTTCCCTACAAGAGCTCTCAAGACATCTATAAATACTCTAATCAATGACAACTAAAGATAATGCTTTGCCACACGCATATTCTATCATATTCGCGGAGCTCTACGTGTAGATACGTCCATGGAGAACTTATCTCCTTAATACCCCACCATAGCCTATTCGTCAAGAATGGTTCACGATATAACACACATCACACCATTCTTTCTTGGATGATTTTTAATAGATAATCGACTTTGCATACGAATTTGGACACAAGTCTAGTTGGACATGAAAGCTAAGACACTGAAAATTATAATGTCAAACTTTCACAATTTTCTACACGATCAATCCTTCcaatttttgtattaaaaacAGGCAAACCTGCATTTTTGTCAGAACTGCATATCTAGGGAAAAACGAAAATTTCAAAGGCTTCTCTTAGTGTGTATTTTCATTTGCAT contains the following coding sequences:
- the LOC137742314 gene encoding beta-glucosidase 13-like is translated as MAMHELGSLLLCVLLLNGFALTNTKAAKPDKPIVCNSLDRTKFDALKPGFVFGGSTAAYQVEGAWNVDGRGPSIWDTFTHDHPEKIDDHSNGDVAIDQYHLYKKDVAIMKDMKLDAYRFSISWSRLLPNGTLSGGVNRKGIEYYDNLINELLRNGIQPFVTIFHWDVPQALEDAYGGFLSPRIVDDFKDFAELCFSLFGDRVKHWITLNEPYTFSNHAYTIGMYAPGRCSAWQDPTCLGGDSATEPYLVTHYQLLAHAATVKVYKDKFQAYQNGVIGITLLSHWFEPASDAKEDIDAANRAMDFMFGWFMDPITRGDYPYTMQYLVRERLPKFTEEESKMLTGSFDFVGLNYYTALYATDVPKNYSKPASYLYDPHVITMTERDGIPIGPQAASDWLYVYPKGIHDFVLYTKNKYGDPIIYITENGVDEFNDSTLSLEEALHDPNRTDYYNRHLCYLQAAIKKGSNVKGYFAWAILDNFQWSEGYTVRFGINYVDFDGLQRYPKLSTHWFKNFLKKRKGSSNILANNVGDTDFLYQV